In Rattus rattus isolate New Zealand chromosome 9, Rrattus_CSIRO_v1, whole genome shotgun sequence, a genomic segment contains:
- the Qrich2 gene encoding glutamine-rich protein 2, whose amino-acid sequence MENSVSEASLYLQDQLDKLRTIIESMLSSSSALLSLSITPHKSLGALVPGQIDPEATCPACSLDVSHQVSLLVQRYEQLQDMVTGLAASRPSKKAKLQGQDEELLGHVQSAILQVQGDCEKLNITTSNLIEDHRQKQKDIEVLYQGIERLEKEKANRDHLEMEIDVKADKSALASKVSRIQFDATTEQLNHMMQELVAKMSGQEQDWQKLLDKLLAEMDSKLDRLELDPLKQTLEDRWKSLRQQLKERSPLYQADEAAAMRRQLLAHFHCLSCDRPLETTVTGQVLSMTPIIPSMPGHRSVRPYTVFELEQIRQQSRNLKLGSSFPRGDLSQMEKSVGRLRSMHSKMLMDIEKVQIHFGGSVKASSQMIRELLHAQCLSHPCYKRGADTTDYTYSTVPRRCGGSHTLTYPYRRNRPQHLSPLEEIQIAMKHDEVDILGLDGHIYKGRMDTRLPGILGKDAPGMAKHNKAKLQQLQQLQQMHQMQQLQQLQHARPHVHRQPNMGNLGMPPSRPQSAQMLADSNAVPSGQKKDRPVSSEGRLLQSNIPTDMGSLPGSQPGMNLQIDVPPGEGMEEPTRGPRSTTAH is encoded by the exons ATGGAGAATTCTGTCTCTGAGGCCTCTCTCTACCTGCAGGATCAG TTGGACAAGCTGAGAACCATCATTGAGAGCATGCTGAGCTCCTCTTCCGCACTGCTGTCCCTGAGCATAACCCCACACAAGTCTCTGGGCGCCCTAGTGCCCGGCCAGATCGACCCTGAGGCCACCTGTCCAGCCTGCAGTCtggatgtgagccaccaagtCAGCCTGCTCGTACAACGCTACGAACAGCTGCAGGACATGGTCACCGGCCTAGCGGCCTCCAGGCCATCCAAGAAGGCCAAGTTGCAGGGCCAG GATGAGGAGCTGCTAGGCCACGTGCAGAGTGCCATCCTGCAGGTCCAGGGCGACTGCGAGAAGCTCAACATTACCACAAGCAACCTCATCGAGGACCATcggcagaagcagaaggacatCGAA GTGCTGTATCAGGGGATAGAAAggctggagaaggaaaaggctaACAGAGATCACCTGGAGATGGAGATTGACGTG AAAGCCGACAAGAGCGCTCTGGCGTCCAAAGTGAGCAGGATCCAGTTTGATGCCACCACAGAGCAGTTGAACCACATGATGCAGGAACTGGTGGCCAAGATGAGTGGTCAGGAACAAGACTGGCAGAAACTTCTGGACAAGCTCCTGGCAGAGATGGACAGCAAG CTGGACCGCCTGGAGTTGGACCCGTTGAAGCAGACGCTGGAGGACCGCTGGAAATCACTGCGGCAGCAGCTCAAAGAGCGCTCCCCACTCTACCAGGCTGACGAGGCAGCTGCCATGCGGAG GCAGCTCTTGGCTCATTTCCACTGCTTGTCGTGTGACCGTCCCTTGGAGACAACTGTGACTGGACA AGTCCTCTCCATGACCCCCATAATTCCGAGCATGCCGGGGCACCGCTCCGTCCGGCCTTACACTGTGTTTGAACTAGAGCAGATCCGACAACAGAGCAGAAA CCTGAAGCTGGGCAGCAGCTTCCCTCGGGGTGACCTGTCGCAGATGGAGAAGAGCGTGGGGCGCCTGCGTAGCATGCACTCCAAGATGCTGATGGACATCGAGAAGGTGCAGATCCACTTTGGCGGGTCCGTGAAGGCCAGCAGTCAGATGATCCGAGAGCTGCTACATGCCCAGTGCCTCAGCCACCCGTGCTACAAACG GGGAGCAGATACAACAGATTACACCTACTCGACTGTACCCCGTCGCTGTGGGGGCAGCCACACCCTCACCTACCCCTACCGGAGAAACCGCCCGCAGCACCTGTCTCCACTGGAGGAGATCCAGATAGCTATGAAG CACGATGAGGTCGATATCCTGGGCCTTGATGGACACATCTATAAGGGACGGATGGACACACGGCTGCCGGGCATCCTAGGGAAAGACG CCCCAGGAATGGCGAAACACAACAAGGCTAAGctccagcagctgcagcagctccaGCAGATGCACCAGatgcagcagctgcagcagctccagcatgcCCGGCCCCACGTGCACAGGCAGCCAAACATGGGCAACCTCGGCATGCCGCCCTCTCGGCCTCAGAGTGCACAGATGTTAGCTGACAGCAATGCAG TTCCTTCAGGGCAAAAGAAAGACAGACCAGTCTCCTCTGAGGGGCGTCTCCTGCAGTCGAATATCCCCACAGACATGGGAAGTCTGCCGGGTAGCCAACCCGGGATGAACCTGCAGATAGATGTACCTcctggggaggggatggaggagccCACCCGGGGACCACGGTCCACCACTGCTCActga
- the Ubald2 gene encoding UBA-like domain-containing protein 2, producing MSVNTDELRHQVMINQFVLAAGCAADQAQQLLQAAHWQFETALSTFFQESNIPNSHHHPQMMCTPSNTPATPPNFPDALAMFSKLRTSEGLQSSSSPMTAVACSPPANFSPFWAASPPNHQVPWIPPSSPYTFHLHCPQPTWPPGASQGGAPQKAMAAMDGQR from the exons ATGTCGGTGAACACGGACGAGCTGCGGCACCAGGTCATGATCAACCAGTTCGTGCTGGCCGCGGGCTGCGCGGCCGACCAGGCGCAGCAGCTGCTGCAAGCGGCCCACTGGCAGTTCGAG ACCGCCCTAAGCACGTTCTTTCAAGAAAGCAACATTCCCAACAGCCACCACCACCCGCAGATG atGTGTACTCCCAGCAACACCCCTGCCACACCACCCAACTTCCCTGATGCGCTGGCCATGTTCTCCAAGCTTCGAACCTCTGAGGGCctgcagagcagcagcagccccaTGACAGCTGTAGCCTGCTCCCCCCCTGCCAACTTCAGCCCCTTCTGGGCCGcatccccacccaaccaccaggTGCCCTGGATCCCGCCCTCTTCCCCCTACACCTTCCATCTCCACTGCCCACAGCCCACGTGGCCCCCTGGAGCATCACAGGGGGGCGCCCCTCAGAAAGCCATGGCAGCTATGGATGGCCAGAGATGA